The Procambarus clarkii isolate CNS0578487 chromosome 57, FALCON_Pclarkii_2.0, whole genome shotgun sequence genome has a segment encoding these proteins:
- the LOC123750677 gene encoding uncharacterized protein — translation MTVTRVAVTRVTATLEPLPLPVSLHRSPTILHCSTQASTVSTQASTVLPQASTVPHNPPLFPYKPPLFSHKPPLSPTSLHCPPQASTVPHKPPLFPHKPPLFSHKPPLFPHKPPLFSHKLHCSPTSLHCSPQVSTVPPQASTVLHKPPLFSTSLHCSPQASTVPHKPSLLPTSLHCSPTSLHCSPTSLHCSPQASTVPPQASTILHKPPLFSTSLHCSPQASTVPHKPSLLPTSLHCSPQASTVLHKPPLFSTSLHCSPQASTVPHMPPLFSTSLHCSPQASTVLHKPPLSPTCPHCSPQASTVPHKPLLLPTCFQSSDSQLKNLYGLVLTGSSICFFTSSLMNVSETCTLLESSLLLHVIVDGSVRDKHSATTKLRSEDEDNKA, via the exons aTGACTGTGACGCGTGTGGCTGTGACCAGAGTCACAGCCACCCTCGAACCTCTACCCCTTCCTGTGAGCCTCCACCGTTCCCCCACAATCCTCCACTGTTCCACACAAGCCTCCACTGTTTCCACACAAGCCTCCACTGTTCTCCCACAAGCCTCCACTGTTCCCCACAATCCTCCACTGTTCCCCTACAAGCCTCCACTGTTCTCCCACAAGCCTCCACTGTCCCCCACAAGCCTCCACTGTCCCCCACAAGCCTCCACTGTCCCCCACAAGCCTCCACTGTTCCCCCACAAGCCTCCACTGTTCTCCCACAAGCCTCCACTGTTCCCCCACAAGCCTCCACTGTTCTCCCACAAGCTCCACTGTTCCCCCACAAGCCTCCACTGTTCTCCACAAGTCTCCACTGTTCCCCCACAAGCCTCCACTGTTCTCCACAAGCCTCCACTGTTCTCCACAAGCCTCCACTGTTCTCCACAAGCCTCCACTGTTCCCCACAAGCCTTCACTGCTCCCCACAAGTCTCCACTGTTCCCCCACAAGCCTCCACTGTTCCCCCACAAGCCTCCACTGTTCTCCACAAGCCTCCACTGTTCCCCCACAAGCCTCCACTATTCTCCACAAGCCTCCACTGTTCTCCACAAGCCTCCACTGTTCTCCACAAGCCTCCACTGTTCCCCACAAGCCTTCACTGCTCCCCACAAGCCTCCACTGTTCTCCACAAGCCTCCACTGTTCTCCACAAGCCTCCACTGTTCTCCACAAGCCTCCACTGTTCTCCACAAGCCTCCACTGTCCCCCACATGCCCCCACTGTTCTCCACAAGCCTCCACTGTTCTCCACAAGCCTCCACTGTTCTCCACAAGCCTCCACTGTCCCCCACATGCCCCCACTGTTCTCCACAAGCCTCCACTGTTCCCCACAAGCCTCTACTGCTCCCCACATGTTTCCAGTCATCAGACAGTCAGTTGAAAAAT TTATATGGACTTGTTCTCACTGGGTCATCAATATGCTTCTTCACATCATCATTGATGAACGTGTCGGAGACATGTACTCTACTGGAATCATCATTGCTTCTTCATGTCATCGTTGATGGAAGTGTTAGAGATAAACACTCAGCAACTACCAAATTGCGTTCAGAAGACGAAGATAACAAAGCTTAA